Part of the Verrucomicrobiota bacterium genome is shown below.
AGTACTTAATCAAATTGTTGGCCCCCCTCTTTTTAAATGGTCATTAAACATGGTAGGCGAGAGCAGAGAGCGACATGAGACTCCGGAATTTGACGGTATACGCGATGCCATCATTTTTGGATTGGAGAGCCAGTCCGTCGCTCTGGCCAAGCAACTGGGTGATCATGGATGGCAGGTAAAAATTGCTACAAGACAGAAAAATTTAAATCCGGATGAATATCCAAACTGTGATATACACAATATAGAATCACTTTCCTTGGAGGCATTAAAAAACCTGGAGGCGTCAAAGTCAGAGGCTATTGTTTTGATGCTCACAGATGAGGAAAATTTGGAACTGTGTGAATTAATCTATCAGCATGTGGGTACCAAGGATGTAGT
Proteins encoded:
- a CDS encoding TrkA C-terminal domain-containing protein, with the translated sequence VLNQIVGPPLFKWSLNMVGESRERHETPEFDGIRDAIIFGLESQSVALAKQLGDHGWQVKIATRQKNLNPDEYPNCDIHNIESLSLEALKNLEASKSEAIVLMLTDEENLELCELIYQHVGTKDVVVRLNHHYNFNNFHKLGALVVDPSTAIVSLMDHFVRSPQATSLLLGMQKGQDTIDLEVLNPNLHGLSLRDIRFPADIIILSIRRKGQMIISHGYTRLRRGDWVTMVGSEESLEKMTLLFDKNPS